The Crocosphaera subtropica ATCC 51142 genome includes a window with the following:
- the devC gene encoding ABC transporter permease DevC has protein sequence MKTPLAWLQLTHEKTRLLVALAGITFADVLMFMQLGFRDALFDSSVKLHQSLDGDIFMLNSKTDTLTGIRSFSQRRLYETLGVDQIETVTPVYIGVSTWKNPLARKTRNILNVGLNPDKNVIILPEVQEKISVTKQQDVVLYDRLSRKEFGPIPELFESGETVKTEVGNRQIRVGGLFSVGTSFGADGTIITSDVNFLRLFPDRKKGLIDIGVIKLKSEADLDKNLEFLRKNFNYEDISFYSKKEFIQHEKKFWRTRTAIGFIFTLGTIMGFIVGTVIVYQILYTDVADHLPEYATLKAMGYTDFYLLTVVFQEAIILGIIGFIPGVSFSMLLYYNAAKATGLPIMMVTSRAIMVLILTILMCCISGIIAVGKLRAADPADIF, from the coding sequence ATGAAAACTCCTTTAGCTTGGTTACAATTAACCCATGAAAAAACCCGTTTATTAGTCGCATTAGCAGGGATTACTTTTGCTGATGTTTTGATGTTTATGCAGTTGGGTTTTAGAGATGCTTTGTTTGACAGTTCCGTTAAACTGCATCAAAGTTTAGACGGTGACATTTTTATGCTTAATTCTAAAACTGATACATTAACAGGAATTAGGAGCTTTTCTCAACGTAGATTATACGAAACATTAGGAGTTGATCAAATAGAAACAGTTACCCCTGTTTATATCGGAGTTTCTACTTGGAAAAATCCCCTTGCGAGAAAAACTAGAAATATTTTAAACGTTGGTTTAAACCCCGATAAAAATGTCATTATATTGCCTGAAGTGCAAGAAAAAATATCAGTTACTAAACAACAAGATGTGGTTTTATATGATCGTTTAAGTCGGAAAGAATTTGGACCTATTCCTGAATTGTTTGAGTCAGGAGAAACAGTTAAAACCGAAGTTGGGAACCGTCAAATAAGAGTTGGAGGACTGTTTTCGGTGGGTACTTCTTTTGGTGCAGATGGTACAATTATTACCAGCGATGTTAATTTTTTGCGCTTATTTCCTGATCGAAAAAAAGGGTTAATTGATATTGGGGTAATCAAATTAAAATCGGAGGCTGATTTAGATAAAAATCTTGAGTTTTTGAGAAAAAATTTTAACTATGAAGATATTAGTTTTTATTCTAAAAAAGAGTTTATTCAACATGAGAAAAAATTCTGGAGAACTCGAACAGCGATTGGCTTTATTTTTACCCTAGGAACTATTATGGGGTTTATCGTAGGAACGGTAATTGTTTATCAAATTTTATATACAGATGTCGCTGATCATTTACCTGAATATGCTACTTTAAAAGCGATGGGCTATACCGATTTTTATTTATTAACCGTGGTGTTTCAAGAAGCAATTATTTTAGGTATTATTGGGTTTATTCCTGGTGTTTCTTTTTCGATGTTACTGTATTATAATGCAGCCAAAGCGACGGGTTTACCGATTATGATGGTCACATCAAGAGCAATTATGGTTTTGATTTTAACCATTTTGATGTGTTGTATTTCTGGGATTATTGCTGTGGGTAAATTACGGGCTGCTGATCCGGCCGATATTTTTTAA
- a CDS encoding HlyD family efflux transporter periplasmic adaptor subunit, with amino-acid sequence MGQAMEFKKTLFSKKGKSWVIGVSILGIALAGGTTFYALNLSRTESQQSQVSPSIKPPKVETISALGRLEPLGEVINLAPPPTQGGAKIEQLLVKEGDKVKVGQTLAILDNIDTKKAAFKTAQEEVKVAQANLEIVKAGAKLGEIEAQEATIQQLEAELQGELSTNQATLARLEMELEGEKRQQTATIERLKAELKDAQREYQRYENLAGNGVISQSELEQRQLELDQARESLREGQERLSKTINTLQEEIAAEQSQSRKEVNSLNQQIIAAKANLNRIAEIRPVDVQKAQAELDRAMAQLEDKQTDLDLAYIKSPLDGQVLKIHTYPGEKVDDNDGVLELGKTDKMMVIAEVYESEINKVKIGQKAIVKSDNNSFSGTLEGTVQKIGLQIGKKDVLDTDPAADVDVRVVEVDILLTPESSAKVSGLTYAKVITEIQL; translated from the coding sequence ATGGGACAAGCAATGGAGTTTAAAAAGACCCTATTCTCTAAGAAGGGTAAATCCTGGGTAATTGGCGTATCTATCCTAGGGATTGCGTTGGCGGGGGGAACAACCTTTTATGCGCTGAACTTAAGTCGTACTGAGTCACAGCAGTCTCAGGTTAGCCCCTCTATTAAACCCCCCAAAGTAGAAACTATTTCAGCCTTGGGACGACTCGAACCCTTGGGAGAAGTGATTAATTTAGCCCCACCACCCACCCAAGGAGGGGCAAAAATTGAACAATTATTAGTGAAAGAAGGAGACAAGGTAAAAGTAGGGCAAACCCTGGCTATATTAGATAATATAGACACCAAAAAAGCTGCTTTCAAGACAGCACAAGAAGAAGTCAAAGTTGCCCAAGCTAACTTAGAAATTGTGAAAGCAGGGGCTAAATTAGGGGAAATTGAGGCACAAGAAGCAACTATTCAACAATTAGAAGCAGAGTTACAAGGAGAACTTTCTACAAACCAAGCCACCCTTGCACGGTTAGAGATGGAATTAGAGGGAGAAAAACGGCAACAAACTGCGACCATTGAACGGTTAAAAGCTGAACTAAAAGATGCTCAAAGAGAATACCAAAGATATGAAAATTTAGCAGGAAATGGCGTTATTTCTCAGTCAGAATTAGAGCAACGTCAATTAGAATTAGATCAAGCGAGAGAAAGTTTAAGAGAAGGGCAAGAAAGACTAAGTAAAACCATTAATACATTACAAGAAGAAATTGCAGCAGAACAATCACAATCTCGCAAAGAAGTTAATAGTTTAAATCAACAAATTATAGCAGCAAAAGCTAACTTAAATCGTATTGCAGAAATTCGTCCCGTTGATGTTCAAAAAGCACAAGCAGAACTGGATAGAGCGATGGCTCAATTAGAAGACAAACAAACGGATTTAGACTTAGCTTATATTAAGTCTCCCCTGGATGGACAAGTGTTAAAAATTCATACTTATCCAGGGGAAAAAGTAGATGATAATGATGGTGTTTTAGAACTAGGAAAAACAGATAAAATGATGGTGATTGCAGAAGTTTATGAAAGTGAAATTAATAAGGTAAAAATAGGACAAAAAGCTATTGTAAAGAGTGACAATAATAGCTTTTCAGGAACCTTAGAAGGAACCGTTCAAAAAATAGGGTTACAAATTGGGAAAAAAGACGTTTTAGATACTGATCCTGCAGCCGATGTTGATGTCAGAGTGGTTGAAGTAGATATTTTGTTAACTCCAGAATCATCCGCTAAAGTTTCGGGACTCACCTATGCAAAAGTTATCACAGAAATTCAATTATAA
- the psb32 gene encoding photosystem II repair protein Psb32 — protein sequence MKPIKYLIGLILCLAIALGTVITPAAATGVYDLPILSAGSDTWVVDQADAISFANENRLNGQLKKLANNTGNEIRLIAVRRLDYGLTMEELADGIFDKWYPTPEEKANQVILVVDTLTNKTALRQGDNTESLLTDEIATSVVKETVAVPLRSAKYNEAFLEAGDRLVAVLAGNPDPGPPEVQEINIESTFTSAEDTDDTSATIWVVVLMVLATVIPMATYFWYVGIPGR from the coding sequence ATGAAACCGATAAAATACCTTATAGGACTAATATTATGTTTGGCGATCGCTTTGGGAACTGTGATCACTCCTGCGGCTGCCACTGGAGTCTATGATCTCCCCATATTAAGTGCAGGATCAGATACTTGGGTGGTTGATCAAGCCGATGCCATTAGTTTTGCTAATGAAAACCGCTTAAACGGTCAATTAAAAAAATTAGCCAACAACACTGGCAACGAAATCAGACTCATTGCTGTCCGTCGCCTAGATTATGGCTTAACGATGGAAGAGTTAGCGGATGGTATTTTTGATAAATGGTATCCGACCCCCGAAGAAAAGGCGAACCAAGTGATTTTGGTGGTGGATACCTTAACCAATAAAACCGCTCTGCGTCAGGGAGACAATACTGAGTCCCTATTAACCGATGAAATTGCTACGAGTGTGGTTAAAGAGACGGTTGCGGTTCCTCTACGGAGTGCCAAGTATAATGAAGCCTTTCTCGAAGCCGGCGATCGCTTGGTGGCTGTTTTAGCAGGAAATCCCGACCCTGGCCCCCCTGAAGTTCAAGAAATTAACATCGAAAGCACTTTTACCAGTGCTGAAGATACGGACGATACCAGTGCAACCATCTGGGTTGTGGTCTTAATGGTTTTAGCGACGGTTATTCCCATGGCTACCTATTTTTGGTATGTGGGGATACCAGGTCGATAA
- the acpP gene encoding acyl carrier protein yields MNQEIFEKVKSIVVEQLEVEEDTVTPEANFANDLGADSLDTVELVMALEEEFDIEIPDEAAENIGTVQAAVDYIEKEQAKA; encoded by the coding sequence ATGAACCAAGAAATATTTGAAAAAGTAAAAAGCATCGTCGTCGAACAACTCGAAGTTGAAGAAGATACAGTGACCCCAGAGGCCAACTTTGCCAACGACTTGGGGGCTGATTCTTTAGATACAGTAGAATTAGTAATGGCCTTAGAAGAGGAGTTTGACATCGAAATTCCTGATGAAGCGGCTGAAAACATTGGCACTGTCCAAGCTGCTGTGGACTACATCGAAAAAGAACAAGCTAAAGCTTAA
- the fabF gene encoding beta-ketoacyl-ACP synthase II: MTNSQLKRVVVTGLGAITPIGNTLTDYWQGLMSGKSGIAEITHFDPSKHTCQIAGEVKGFDPHNYLDRKEAKRMDRFAQFGVAASLQALADSKLVINDLNAEQIGVIIGTGVGGIKVLEDQQEIYLNRGPSRCSPFMIPMMIGNMASGLTAIHTGAKGPNSCTVTACAAGSNAIGDAFRLVQRGYAKAMICGGTEAAVTPLSLAGFASARALSTRNEQPQQASRPFDKDRDGFVMGEGSGILLLEELDHALERGAKIYGEIVGYAMTCDAYHMTAPVPDGAGATRAIELALKDGGISPEKVSYINAHGTSTAANDVTETKAIKKALGDHAYRIAVSSTKSMTGHLLGGSGGIEAVATVMAIANDRIPPTVNLDNPDPECDLDYVPYESRPLDIDIALSNSFGFGGHNVTLAFKKYR; the protein is encoded by the coding sequence ATGACGAATTCACAATTAAAGCGAGTAGTGGTAACCGGGTTAGGTGCAATCACCCCCATTGGCAATACCTTAACAGACTATTGGCAAGGTTTAATGAGTGGAAAAAGTGGGATCGCTGAGATTACCCATTTTGATCCGTCTAAACACACTTGTCAGATTGCTGGTGAAGTGAAAGGATTTGACCCCCATAACTACCTAGATCGCAAAGAAGCAAAACGGATGGATCGTTTTGCTCAATTTGGAGTTGCAGCCAGCTTACAAGCATTGGCTGATTCCAAGTTAGTGATTAATGACCTTAATGCAGAGCAAATTGGGGTAATCATCGGTACAGGAGTGGGGGGGATCAAAGTCCTCGAAGATCAACAAGAAATTTATTTAAACCGAGGGCCTAGTCGCTGTAGTCCTTTTATGATTCCTATGATGATCGGCAATATGGCCTCAGGGCTAACAGCTATCCACACAGGGGCTAAAGGTCCTAATAGTTGTACAGTCACTGCTTGCGCTGCCGGGTCTAATGCTATCGGAGATGCCTTTCGTCTGGTGCAACGAGGTTATGCTAAAGCCATGATTTGTGGCGGCACAGAAGCTGCTGTTACCCCCTTATCCTTGGCTGGTTTTGCTTCGGCCAGAGCGTTATCAACCCGTAATGAGCAGCCTCAACAGGCAAGTCGTCCCTTTGACAAGGATCGAGATGGCTTTGTCATGGGGGAAGGGTCAGGTATTTTACTCCTCGAAGAATTAGACCACGCCTTAGAAAGAGGAGCGAAAATTTATGGGGAAATTGTGGGTTATGCTATGACTTGTGATGCTTATCACATGACGGCACCTGTCCCCGATGGTGCTGGTGCCACCCGTGCCATAGAATTAGCCCTCAAAGATGGGGGAATTTCTCCTGAAAAGGTCAGTTATATTAATGCTCACGGAACCAGTACCGCAGCTAACGATGTCACGGAAACCAAAGCCATTAAAAAAGCGTTAGGGGACCATGCTTATCGTATTGCTGTGAGTTCGACTAAATCCATGACCGGTCATTTATTGGGCGGTTCCGGGGGCATCGAAGCAGTGGCTACAGTGATGGCGATCGCTAATGATCGCATTCCCCCAACTGTTAATTTAGATAACCCTGATCCTGAGTGCGATCTTGATTATGTGCCTTATGAGAGTCGTCCTTTAGACATTGATATTGCTTTATCTAATTCTTTTGGCTTTGGGGGCCATAATGTTACATTAGCCTTTAAAAAATACCGTTAA
- a CDS encoding site-2 protease family protein: protein MDGKWQIGSLLGIPLYIDSSWFFILGLVTLVNSQEITQLNLVGNLWWLAWIAGLILALLLFISVLLHELGHSLVALAQGINVNSITLFLFGGVAAIEKESENPIGAFWVAIAGPLVSLGLSVLLFTLLYSLPSRENLDMIGRLSIYMMEDIARINLVLGIFNLIPGLPLDGGQVLKAIIWKLKGDRFTGVRWAAASGQLIGWLGISFGLLIILLTGTLSGLWIVFIGWFVRRNAENYQRITQLQESLLTITAREVMTREFRVINAHLTLTQFAQDYLLSELHDAMVYFAASEGRYRGLIVIDDLQDIERSQWDILTLWDIVHPLNTIPSVGETTPVVTIIEKLEAINQRYITVLSPAGAVAGIIDRGDIVKAIAAYHQLPIPETEIKRIKEEGTYPSYLQLPAIAKTLDGLESVDHKNFS from the coding sequence ATGGACGGAAAATGGCAAATTGGTTCTTTATTGGGTATTCCCCTTTATATTGACTCTTCTTGGTTTTTCATTTTGGGGTTAGTTACCCTGGTTAATTCTCAAGAAATAACCCAACTTAACTTAGTGGGAAATCTCTGGTGGTTGGCCTGGATCGCAGGGCTAATTCTGGCTTTATTGCTCTTTATTTCGGTACTTCTCCACGAATTAGGTCATAGTTTAGTTGCCCTAGCCCAAGGCATCAATGTCAATTCTATAACCCTATTTCTGTTTGGGGGAGTAGCAGCCATCGAAAAAGAGTCAGAAAACCCCATCGGGGCGTTTTGGGTAGCCATTGCCGGACCTTTGGTGAGTTTAGGATTATCAGTTCTCCTATTTACCCTTTTGTACAGTCTTCCGTCTCGTGAAAACTTAGATATGATCGGTCGTTTATCGATTTATATGATGGAAGATATTGCAAGGATTAACTTAGTATTAGGGATTTTTAACTTAATTCCTGGCCTCCCTTTAGACGGGGGACAAGTGCTGAAAGCCATTATTTGGAAACTAAAAGGCGATCGCTTTACAGGGGTGCGTTGGGCGGCCGCTAGTGGTCAATTAATCGGTTGGTTGGGCATTAGTTTCGGTTTGTTGATCATTCTCTTAACAGGAACTTTGAGTGGACTCTGGATAGTCTTTATTGGTTGGTTTGTACGACGGAACGCAGAAAATTATCAACGCATCACCCAATTACAAGAAAGTCTCTTAACCATTACCGCCAGGGAAGTGATGACCCGTGAGTTTCGGGTGATTAATGCTCATCTAACCTTAACTCAATTCGCTCAAGATTATCTTCTGAGTGAACTTCATGATGCTATGGTCTATTTTGCTGCGTCAGAAGGACGGTATCGAGGGTTAATTGTGATTGACGATTTACAGGATATTGAACGCAGTCAGTGGGATATTCTCACCTTATGGGACATTGTTCATCCTTTGAATACAATTCCTTCAGTGGGTGAAACAACCCCCGTTGTCACCATTATTGAAAAGTTAGAAGCCATCAATCAGCGTTATATTACTGTACTATCCCCTGCCGGTGCCGTAGCAGGAATTATTGATCGGGGGGATATTGTTAAAGCCATCGCAGCTTATCATCAATTACCCATTCCTGAGACTGAAATTAAACGCATTAAAGAAGAGGGGACTTATCCGAGTTATTTACAGTTACCAGCGATCGCCAAAACCCTTGACGGTTTAGAATCAGTGGATCATAAAAATTTTAGTTGA
- a CDS encoding ParA family protein, which translates to MSKENSASGSNSPQTTIIAIINGKGGVGKTTTAVNVAAILAETQDVLLVDADPQGSASWWTQRAKEGMDFDLTEENNPKILQKLRQVEEYDLIVVDTPPALRSEALKSVITCADYIILPTPPAAMDLTALIETVKTAVMPLKVAHRVLLTKVDSRSLKETLEAQNTLLELGIPACHAFVRQYKAHERAVLEGVPITEWRGKNAKEAQADYRRVVEELQRDWNQL; encoded by the coding sequence ATGAGTAAGGAGAATTCTGCATCAGGGTCAAACTCCCCCCAAACCACCATTATTGCCATCATTAATGGCAAAGGGGGGGTAGGAAAGACTACCACTGCGGTCAATGTGGCTGCTATTTTAGCTGAAACACAAGACGTGTTACTGGTCGATGCTGATCCCCAAGGTTCGGCCAGTTGGTGGACGCAACGGGCTAAAGAGGGAATGGATTTTGATTTAACGGAGGAAAATAACCCCAAAATTCTGCAAAAACTGCGTCAGGTAGAAGAATACGATTTAATCGTGGTGGATACTCCTCCGGCTTTGCGATCTGAAGCCCTAAAATCAGTGATCACCTGTGCAGATTACATCATCTTACCTACACCGCCAGCGGCCATGGATTTAACCGCACTCATCGAAACGGTTAAAACCGCAGTCATGCCGTTAAAGGTCGCTCATCGGGTATTATTAACAAAAGTAGACTCTCGCAGCTTAAAGGAAACCCTAGAGGCTCAAAACACCTTACTCGAATTGGGAATTCCTGCTTGTCATGCCTTTGTTCGTCAATACAAAGCCCACGAGAGAGCCGTTTTAGAGGGGGTTCCTATTACTGAATGGCGTGGCAAAAATGCGAAAGAAGCTCAAGCTGATTATCGCCGAGTCGTAGAAGAATTACAACGGGATTGGAATCAATTATGA
- the chlG gene encoding chlorophyll synthase ChlG, translated as MSDSSPSKINEKSSKTRQLLGMKGANAGETSIWKLRLQLMKPITWIPLIWGVVCGAASSGNYTWTLENFLLAAACMLLSGPLMAGYTQTLNDFYDREIDAINEPYRPIPSGAISVPQVVTQILLLLGLGLALSYGLDQWVGHDLPIMLCLTLGGAFLAYIYSAPPLKLKQNGWLGNYALGASYIALPWWAGHALFGDLNWTIVVLTLFYSLAGLGIAVVNDFKSVEGDRQLGLKSLPVMFGVNTAAWLCVIMIDVFQAGIGAYLIYIQENLYAAILLLLVIPQITFQDMYFLRDPLENDVKYQASAQPFLVLGMLVTGLALGHAGV; from the coding sequence ATGTCTGATTCTTCTCCTTCCAAAATTAACGAAAAAAGCAGCAAAACCCGTCAATTATTAGGGATGAAAGGGGCTAATGCTGGAGAAACTTCTATTTGGAAGTTACGGTTACAGTTAATGAAGCCTATTACTTGGATTCCTTTGATCTGGGGGGTGGTGTGTGGCGCAGCCTCATCAGGGAATTATACCTGGACTTTAGAGAACTTTTTGCTGGCCGCTGCTTGTATGTTGTTATCAGGTCCTTTAATGGCTGGCTATACCCAAACCCTCAATGATTTCTACGATCGCGAAATTGATGCTATTAATGAACCCTATCGCCCGATTCCCTCTGGGGCTATTTCTGTCCCCCAGGTAGTCACACAAATCTTATTGTTATTGGGGTTAGGACTGGCGTTAAGTTATGGGTTAGATCAATGGGTTGGTCATGACCTTCCTATTATGTTGTGTCTAACTTTAGGGGGAGCATTTCTTGCTTATATTTATTCGGCTCCCCCTTTGAAGTTAAAACAGAATGGTTGGCTAGGCAATTATGCTCTAGGAGCCAGTTACATTGCTTTACCCTGGTGGGCTGGCCATGCTTTATTTGGGGACTTAAATTGGACAATTGTTGTCCTCACCCTCTTTTATAGCTTGGCTGGCTTGGGTATTGCCGTGGTTAACGATTTTAAAAGTGTCGAAGGCGATCGCCAACTAGGATTAAAATCCCTTCCTGTGATGTTTGGGGTTAATACCGCAGCTTGGTTATGTGTGATTATGATTGATGTCTTTCAAGCAGGAATTGGCGCTTATTTGATTTACATTCAAGAAAATCTCTATGCTGCTATTTTGCTATTATTAGTCATTCCTCAAATCACCTTTCAAGATATGTATTTCCTACGTGATCCCTTAGAAAATGATGTGAAATACCAGGCCAGCGCACAACCCTTTTTAGTGTTAGGGATGTTAGTGACTGGATTAGCGTTAGGCCATGCAGGGGTCTAA
- the rpsO gene encoding 30S ribosomal protein S15 translates to MSLTASEKQVLMSEYQVHETDTGSADLQVAILTKRITQLTDHLKQNPKDHASRRGLLKMIGRRRRLLGYINKKDSNRYQTLIKRLGIRR, encoded by the coding sequence ATGAGTTTAACCGCTAGTGAAAAACAAGTTTTGATGAGTGAATACCAAGTTCACGAAACTGACACCGGATCAGCCGATTTACAAGTGGCGATCCTCACAAAACGCATTACCCAGTTAACCGATCACCTCAAGCAGAATCCCAAAGACCATGCTTCCCGTAGAGGACTCCTTAAAATGATTGGCCGTCGTCGACGCTTATTAGGCTATATTAACAAAAAAGATTCCAATCGCTATCAAACCCTAATTAAACGGCTTGGTATTCGTCGTTAG
- a CDS encoding peroxiredoxin family protein — protein sequence MMLTSTDFTGLINQRFFNNFLPIPATNQLLLGSIAPDFILPDITNNRMLRLGDYFHQQPVILAFTRIFTEKQYCPFCYPHIVSLNKYYEQFVERGVDVLMITSTDTQQSQIVVRDLGLKMPLLSNPDCQVFRKYHTGQALGAPLPAQFVLDKTGTIQYKHLFSFMDHNASVDQLLLKIS from the coding sequence ATGATGTTAACGTCTACGGATTTTACAGGTTTAATTAATCAACGTTTTTTTAATAATTTTTTGCCTATTCCTGCTACTAATCAGCTTTTATTAGGAAGTATAGCCCCTGATTTTATTCTACCAGATATTACGAATAATCGAATGCTAAGATTAGGTGACTATTTTCATCAACAGCCTGTTATCTTAGCTTTTACTCGCATCTTCACGGAAAAACAATATTGTCCTTTTTGTTATCCTCATATTGTTAGTCTCAACAAGTATTATGAGCAGTTTGTTGAACGTGGAGTGGACGTTTTAATGATTACCAGTACCGATACTCAACAGAGTCAAATTGTGGTTCGAGATTTAGGGTTAAAAATGCCTCTATTAAGTAATCCTGATTGTCAGGTGTTTCGGAAGTATCATACGGGACAAGCTTTAGGCGCACCCCTTCCAGCACAATTTGTCTTAGACAAAACAGGAACAATACAATACAAACATTTATTTTCTTTTATGGATCATAATGCCAGTGTTGATCAATTATTGCTGAAAATTTCCTAG
- a CDS encoding amino acid ABC transporter permease translates to MSRVISNPLSPVAWIKKNLFNSWFNSLLTIISLIFIYWVSSGLINWAFFQAQWGVLSANLRLFFVGQYPANLLWRAWTSLAIIISLVGLSWGTLSPKNNFFNPVKLTLLGLIALLSVLLAIPISLISSAMLLAILFLFIIFVVLGQQISQTFPNFKNWLSLLWFITFFLLLGLLQGAFFLRDVRLDDFSGLILTIFVAVISIVLSFPFGILLALGRQSNLPVIRWLSIGYIELIRGLPLIGILFMAQVMLPLILPQEMRIQRVVRAIAGFTLFSAAYLAENVRGGLQSVPKGQIEAAKAVGLNGFFVLILVVLPQALRVVIPTIVGQFISLFKDTSLLAIVGLVDLLGISQSILANPKFIGTYGEVYLFVAAIYWIFCYSMSLLSRKLEKT, encoded by the coding sequence ATGTCTAGGGTAATTTCTAATCCTCTTAGTCCTGTCGCTTGGATAAAGAAGAATTTGTTTAACAGTTGGTTTAATAGTCTTCTCACCATAATTAGTCTTATTTTTATTTATTGGGTTAGTTCAGGATTAATTAATTGGGCATTTTTCCAGGCACAGTGGGGAGTTCTTAGCGCAAATTTGCGCTTATTTTTTGTTGGTCAATATCCTGCTAATTTATTATGGAGAGCTTGGACCAGTTTAGCTATCATTATTAGTTTAGTTGGATTGTCTTGGGGAACTTTATCCCCTAAAAATAATTTCTTTAATCCTGTTAAGTTAACCCTATTAGGTTTAATTGCTTTGCTCTCGGTTTTATTAGCTATTCCTATTAGTTTAATTTCTAGTGCAATGCTATTGGCAATTTTATTTTTATTTATCATCTTTGTTGTACTGGGTCAACAAATTTCTCAAACATTTCCTAATTTTAAAAATTGGTTATCTTTGCTCTGGTTTATCACTTTCTTTCTCTTATTAGGGTTATTACAGGGAGCGTTCTTTTTGCGTGATGTCAGATTAGATGATTTTAGTGGTTTAATTTTAACCATTTTTGTCGCTGTAATTAGTATTGTTTTATCTTTCCCATTTGGAATATTATTAGCATTAGGAAGACAGAGCAATTTACCCGTGATTCGTTGGTTATCCATTGGTTATATTGAGTTAATTCGGGGGTTGCCTTTAATCGGTATTCTTTTTATGGCACAGGTAATGTTACCCTTGATTTTGCCTCAAGAAATGCGAATTCAACGAGTGGTTCGAGCCATTGCAGGATTTACTTTATTTAGTGCTGCTTATTTAGCAGAAAATGTTAGAGGTGGTTTGCAATCCGTTCCTAAAGGACAAATTGAAGCAGCTAAGGCAGTGGGATTGAATGGCTTTTTTGTCTTAATTTTAGTGGTATTACCCCAAGCATTACGAGTCGTTATTCCGACTATCGTTGGTCAATTTATTAGTTTATTTAAAGACACTTCTTTACTAGCGATCGTGGGGTTAGTAGATTTATTAGGAATCTCTCAATCCATTTTAGCTAACCCCAAATTTATTGGTACTTATGGAGAAGTTTATCTCTTTGTAGCGGCTATTTATTGGATCTTTTGTTATTCTATGTCTCTTCTCAGTCGCAAACTTGAAAAAACCTGA